From Spirosoma aerolatum, one genomic window encodes:
- a CDS encoding RagB/SusD family nutrient uptake outer membrane protein: protein MKLINKHKFFTTAFLAALMLTGVSCKDQLDVGNPNAPTLSANVNDEAGLIAYAQGGVYINGFLNGDGWLGNSYFSLPWGYSELMADNVGADASNNQITTIGVPDYIILDDGTKQTNPAPQVGIIRSYNSRAATGAGNNAIYYQWLNMYALNNVCNQILDLAATIKFTGDASSRANTLKAWAYWWKGYAYASIGSMYYAGLIEDKSGVTDGSYVLHDAIINKSNEYFNLTTTTLGAITSASDYQAVMSKLIPSFFQVGNGTVPTIDMWKRNINTMLARNILVNKLAPFVNGNPDAKITKSSTTAMTTADWNSVLTLATNGIKKGDAVFTERSSASNSPFSPTGGTVAALTSNVNTSSTFKISERFMQSFNAGDKRVANNFNTATMYKNNYTFTTRYSMIPNGAGLAGVYVYGSKDVGAHEVFMAGSYEENALMLAEANIRLGNIETGLGFIDAVRAYQGAGVAPVAGTGLTLAKALTELTKERRVSLFNRGLAFYDSRRWGWTYDISVGGGSYGNTLISNAGATINKNVTINYNFMDYWDVPADETVLNASTSGVVTKNPNF from the coding sequence ATGAAACTCATTAATAAACATAAATTTTTTACCACCGCATTTTTAGCAGCACTCATGCTTACAGGGGTTTCCTGTAAGGATCAACTGGATGTGGGTAATCCGAACGCTCCAACGCTATCTGCCAACGTAAACGATGAGGCTGGACTTATCGCCTATGCCCAGGGTGGCGTTTATATAAACGGTTTTCTGAATGGTGATGGCTGGCTGGGAAACAGTTATTTCTCGCTGCCCTGGGGCTATAGTGAACTGATGGCCGATAATGTTGGTGCGGATGCATCGAACAACCAGATTACGACCATTGGGGTACCCGATTATATTATTCTGGATGACGGTACTAAGCAGACCAACCCAGCTCCACAGGTAGGTATCATCCGGTCGTATAATAGCCGTGCTGCTACCGGAGCCGGTAACAACGCGATTTATTACCAGTGGCTGAATATGTATGCCCTGAATAATGTCTGTAACCAAATTCTGGATTTAGCGGCTACCATCAAATTTACGGGCGATGCCTCCAGCCGGGCCAACACCCTGAAAGCATGGGCTTACTGGTGGAAAGGCTATGCGTACGCATCCATTGGCTCAATGTATTATGCCGGCCTTATTGAAGATAAGTCGGGCGTAACCGATGGCAGTTATGTATTGCACGATGCAATTATCAACAAATCGAACGAGTATTTCAATCTGACCACTACAACGCTGGGAGCCATTACCAGTGCGAGTGATTACCAGGCGGTGATGTCGAAGCTGATTCCTTCGTTTTTTCAGGTAGGTAACGGTACGGTGCCAACCATCGATATGTGGAAACGGAATATCAATACCATGCTGGCTCGTAATATTCTGGTTAATAAGCTGGCTCCGTTTGTCAATGGTAATCCTGATGCAAAGATTACTAAATCATCGACAACGGCTATGACTACGGCCGACTGGAATTCGGTACTGACGCTGGCTACCAATGGTATTAAGAAAGGCGATGCTGTTTTCACCGAACGGAGTTCCGCATCCAACTCACCTTTTTCACCAACAGGTGGTACTGTGGCCGCGTTAACCTCAAATGTGAACACAAGCTCGACCTTTAAAATCAGTGAGCGATTCATGCAGTCGTTCAATGCGGGTGACAAGCGGGTAGCCAATAATTTCAATACAGCAACTATGTATAAGAACAACTATACGTTTACAACCCGCTACAGTATGATACCCAATGGTGCTGGGCTGGCTGGTGTATACGTGTATGGTTCTAAAGATGTGGGCGCTCATGAAGTATTTATGGCTGGTAGTTATGAAGAGAATGCGCTGATGCTAGCCGAAGCCAATATCCGCTTAGGTAACATTGAAACAGGCTTAGGGTTTATCGATGCAGTGAGAGCTTACCAGGGCGCTGGTGTAGCACCTGTAGCTGGTACCGGCCTGACACTGGCGAAAGCGCTTACTGAGCTGACCAAAGAACGGAGAGTCTCTTTATTCAACCGTGGTCTCGCTTTCTACGATAGTCGGCGCTGGGGCTGGACCTACGACATCTCAGTGGGGGGCGGCAGCTATGGGAACACACTTATTTCGAATGCCGGTGCAACGATCAATAAAAACGTGACGATCAACTATAATTTCATGGATTATTGGGATGTGCCAGCCGATGAGACCGTATTAAATGCGTCGACATCGGGTGTTGTTACCAAAAACCCCAATTTTTAA